Proteins from a genomic interval of Neodiprion lecontei isolate iyNeoLeco1 chromosome 2, iyNeoLeco1.1, whole genome shotgun sequence:
- the LOC107217733 gene encoding uncharacterized protein LOC107217733 isoform X7: MARAGTQRWRNPTSEGDDVQRSIELLDKVLSEYDENEAEGDGGAGSGGGNCGSSTEPSIGLTPDDESPSLGHQSEDDGYMSMNGRKAKMALVALRPVPDCPEPQDNGESFVSEFPPPPEEAERLISTLLPMVSPSNSAKRNSQSSSRKNGRQQWMAAMEDHKRHGHVATTQTTLPKTRHQRPYGWENGIAEPFRLAEPPSPPSKFASLPYDGKVSFNWIPPRTNPGAIEKHREVRRRSSEEVLNQQLTNNRHNIHHGSQDKDRASMLRKQRQNEIVKSSSVEDRLLMNRNRSESEARRRNNSDSSEGRFSRNSESERSSIPRSSSVSVERFSVRANCDSSDFSRANSTSNERFHSDFSIAVASVSSNDHASVPTSDPFSIRNLDFSFSLPRAESAGDERFSGRTSDRCSDQERYSDMFSTRNSDFSTRNSTDFRTQSEEEHFSDDSLEELLPPPPPIGKRHSIAWEVSLEDDPLYAPGSTKVVGRRRRKSSDVSSVGSASKMRDFDDWPDPPLSATEDDLVSPYSDSSTNDLDQIRPQDLTKNGTYVIRRGRKKERKLLPKTPTKTKSLSFDNCEEARLPDAKRYSSTFDNIKSLLKEGRLEGLDEPPPDFTPPLPPELVRVVSLPVINNESGSRAQLEMTVEEEETSSDVSDKDKSEIKKKSLGVGNFGGEIRPVLVTLDALETDQRCNGPASAISMSKSMDAKIPVNLLIEDQIVKKALNENRRQLEKVSDAIKEIENVRNSESYEKRRRNAAASSDTKSNSKRNSYESSNDDKKVIDNPFDNRPRKQNSSDSETSKTSSSEAAEFDRRKTNGSDVYSAGRRIRQNGNDQKQIENVIDAILEDSKNPEFQVSVEVLEFPPLPPSPVEEADEESSDVGVGVGVSVTTKSSKTLGNGSSSNSSNNNINKAKSHGTKTVDYRPRVPPHRAAIDAKDGHVSSLNTRSMDAGFSRGRRTAAGSGSRREVPVERRTLPTDLPGPSRRRPFAKWHSPSAEPSCPSPSAGTTVSGMQTSCSLPETPVFARGSDIPRTPQHAGNPGQQTRRQPGWYAPTTATTGYRRNNVGLEQAIIGTELLRLAGGPNRGWYPTRKGNQPRPASIEHLERLNNLYDARLPGGGEQQRKPLTLPTNITPNKYFGQIPGTNR; this comes from the exons AGGTGACGATGTTCAACGGTCGATTGAACTGCTGGACAAGGTACTCTCAGAGTACGACGAGAACGAGGCCGAGGGCGACGGAGGCGCCGGGAGCGGTGGAGGAAATTGTGGAAGCAGCACAGAACCGAGTATCGGCCTCACACCAGACGACGAAAGCCCATCTCTAG GGCATCAGTCCGAGGACGACGGGTACATGAGTATGAATGGACGAAAGGCGAAAATGGCACTTGTAGCACTGCGTCCGGTTCCGGACTGCCCTGAACCACAGGACAACGGGGAATCGTTCGTTTCCGAATTTCCTCCACCACCGGAGGAAGCTGAACGTCTCATATCGACTCTACTTCCGAT GGTTTCACCGAGTAACTCGGCAAAGAGGAACTCGCAGTCGTCTTCCCGGAAGAACGGAAGACAACAATGGATGGCTGCCATGGAAGATCACAAACGGCACGGACACGTTGCTACGACGCAAACTACTCTG CCAAAGACTCGTCACCAGCGGCCATACGGATGGGAAAACGGTATCGCGGAGCCGTTTCGTCTTGCGGAACCGCCGAGTCCGCCGAGTAAATTCGCCAGTCTTCCGTACGACGGAAAAGTGTCCTTCAACTGGATACCACCGCGGACGAATCCCGGGGCGATAGAAAAGCACCGGGAAGTGAGGCGTCGATCGTCGGAGGAGGTTCTGAACCAGCAGCTGACGAACAATCGGCACAACATCCACCACGGTAGTCAGGACAAGGACCGGGCGTCGATGTTGCGGAAACAACGACAAAACGAGATAGTGAAATCCAGCAGCGTCGAGGACAGACTTCTGATGAACCGGAACAGATCGGAAAGCGAGGCGAGACGCAGGAACAACTCGGACTCGAGCGAGGGAAGATTTTCGAGGAACTCGGAGTCCGAGAGATCCTCGATACCCAGATCAAGCTCCGTAAGCGTAGAGAGGTTCTCGGTCAGGGCGAATTGTGATTCCTCAGATTTTTCACGCGCCAATTCGACGTCCAACGAACGGTTTCACTCCGACTTCTCTATAGCCGTTGCCAGCGTAAGTTCGAACGATCACGCGTCCGTACCTACGTCGGATCCGTTTTCCATTAGGAATTTGGACTTCTCATTCTCCCTGCCAAGGGCCGAATCGGCCGGCGACGAGAGGTTCTCGGGACGGACATCGGACCGATGCTCGGATCAGGAGAGATACTCGGACATGTTCTCAACAAGGAACTCTGACTTCTCGACAAGGAATTCTACCGACTTTAGAACTCAGTCAGAGGAGGAACATTTCTCCGACGATTCGCTCGAGGAACTTTTACCACCGCCACCTCCGATCGGTAAGAGACACTCCATCGCGTGGGAGGTCTCACTCGAAGATGATCCTCTTTACGCTCCGGGGAGCACTAAGGTCGTTGGtagaagacgaagaaaaagcAGCGACGTCTCCA GCGTCGGATCCGCTTCTAAAATGCGTGATTTTGACGACTGGCCTGACCCACCGCTGTCAGCGACTGAGGATGATTTGGTATCACCGTATTCCGACTCTTCGACAAACGATCTCGATCAAATACGCCCGCAGGATCTTACCAAAAATGGTACTTACGTTATTAGACGAGGTCGTAAAAAGGAACGAAAACTCTTGCCCAAAACACCGACAAAAACGAAGAGTCTGTCATTTGATAACTGCGAGGAGGCTCGGCTTCCTGACGCAAAAAGATACTCCAGTACCTTCGACAACATCAAGAGTCTCCTTAAGG AAGGAAGACTGGAAGGACTGGACGAACCGCCGCCGGATTTCACACCGCCGTTACCCCCGGAATTAGTTAGGGTCGTCTCATTGCCGGTGATAAATAACGAGTCGGGAAGTCGGGCACAATTGGAAATGACCGTAGAGGAGGAGGAGACGTCGTCCGATGTATCGGACAAGGATAAATCGGAGATTAAGAAGAAATCATTGGGCGTCGGTAATTTCGGTGGTGAAATCAGACCCGTTCTGGTTACCCTGGACGCGTTGGAAACAGATCAACGGTGCAACGGTCCGGCATCCGCGATATCGATGTCGAAAAGTATGGACGCGAAAATACCGGTGAATCTACTTATTGAGGATCAGATAGTGAAGAAGGCGCTGAACGAGAATAGAAGACAGTTGGAAAAAGTTAGCGATGCTAtaaaggaaattgaaaatgttagGAACAGCGAGTCGTATGAAAAGAGGCGAAGAAACGCCGCCGCTTCTTCAGACACTAAATCTAATTCGAAGCGTAACAGCTACGAGAGCAGTAACGATGATAAGAAAGTCATCGACAATCCCTTCGATAATAGACCGAGGAAACAGAATAGTTCCGATTCCGAGACGTCGAAGACTAGCTCGTCGGAAGCTGCGGAGTTCGATCGTCGAAAAACAAATGGCAGCGATGTTTACAGTGCCGGAAGACGGATCAGGCAGAATGGTAACGATCAGAAACAAATCGAGAACGTGATAGACGCCATACTCGAGGATTCCAAGAATCCTGAATTTCAG GTCAGCGTCGAAGTTCTCGAATTTCCGCCGCTTCCTCCGTCTCCGGTCGAGGAAGCCGACGAGGAGAGCTCCGACGTGGGTGTCGGTGTCGGCGTCTCGGTGACAACCAAGTCCAGCAAAACTCTCGGAAACGgtagcagcagcaacagcagcaacaacaacatcaacaagGCCAAGAGCCACGGTACCAAAACGGTCGACTATCGACCCAGAGTTCCTCCTCATCGCGCCGCAATCGATGCTAAGGATGGCCACGTCTCGTCCCTTAATACCAGGTCAATGGACGCCGGATTCTCCAGAGGAAGACGCACTGCCGCCGGTAGCGGATCGAGGAGAGAG GTTCCTGTGGAGCGGAGAACTCTGCCCACCGATTTGCCGGGTCCGTCGAGGCGGAGACCCTTTGCAAAGTGGCATTCACCGTCCGCGGAACCGTCTTGTCCTTCCCCGAGTGCCGGAACGACGGTTTCCGGTATGCAGACGTCGTGCTCCCTCCCGGAAACTCCGGTTTTCGCCAGAGGCAGCGACATTCCTCGGACTCCGCAGCACGCCGGAAACCCTGGGCAACAAACGCGTCGTCAGCCCGGATGGTACGCCCCAACGACCGCGACTACTGG GTACAGGAGAAACAACGTTGGCCTCGAACAGGCCATAATCGGTACGGAGCTGCTGAGACTGGCCGGAGGACCGAACAGAGGCTGGTATCCTACGAGGAAGGGAAATCAGCCGCGACCCGCGTCCATCGAGCATCTCGAAAGGCTGAACAACCTCTACGACGCTCGTTTGCCGGGTGGTGGAGAACAGCAGAGGAAGCCTCTTACTCTGCCGACGAACATTACGCCAAATAAATACTTCGGCCAAA
- the LOC107217733 gene encoding uncharacterized protein LOC107217733 isoform X3, whose protein sequence is MARAGTQRWRNPTSEGDDVQRSIELLDKVLSEYDENEAEGDGGAGSGGGNCGSSTEPSIGLTPDDESPSLGHQSEDDGYMSMNGRKAKMALVALRPVPDCPEPQDNGESFVSEFPPPPEEAERLISTLLPMVSPSNSAKRNSQSSSRKNGRQQWMAAMEDHKRHGHVATTQTTLPKTRHQRPYGWENGIAEPFRLAEPPSPPSKFASLPYDGKVSFNWIPPRTNPGAIEKHREVRRRSSEEVLNQQLTNNRHNIHHGSQDKDRASMLRKQRQNEIVKSSSVEDRLLMNRNRSESEARRRNNSDSSEGRFSRNSESERSSIPRSSSVSVERFSVRANCDSSDFSRANSTSNERFHSDFSIAVASVSSNDHASVPTSDPFSIRNLDFSFSLPRAESAGDERFSGRTSDRCSDQERYSDMFSTRNSDFSTRNSTDFRTQSEEEHFSDDSLEELLPPPPPIGKRHSIAWEVSLEDDPLYAPGSTKVVGRRRRKSSDVSSVGSASKMRDFDDWPDPPLSATEDDLVSPYSDSSTNDLDQIRPQDLTKNGTYVIRRGRKKERKLLPKTPTKTKSLSFDNCEEARLPDAKRYSSTFDNIKSLLKEGRLEGLDEPPPDFTPPLPPELVRVVSLPVINNESGSRAQLEMTVEEEETSSDVSDKDKSEIKKKSLGVGNFGGEIRPVLVTLDALETDQRCNGPASAISMSKSMDAKIPVNLLIEDQIVKKALNENRRQLEKVSDAIKEIENVRNSESYEKRRRNAAASSDTKSNSKRNSYESSNDDKKVIDNPFDNRPRKQNSSDSETSKTSSSEAAEFDRRKTNGSDVYSAGRRIRQNGNDQKQIENVIDAILEDSKNPEFQVSVEVLEFPPLPPSPVEEADEESSDVGVGVGVSVTTKSSKTLGNGSSSNSSNNNINKAKSHGTKTVDYRPRVPPHRAAIDAKDGHVSSLNTRSMDAGFSRGRRTAAGSGSRREVPVERRTLPTDLPGPSRRRPFAKWHSPSAEPSCPSPSAGTTVSGMQTSCSLPETPVFARGSDIPRTPQHAGNPGQQTRRQPGWYAPTTATTGYRRNNVGLEQAIIGTELLRLAGGPNRGWYPTRKGNQPRPASIEHLERLNNLYDARLPGGGEQQRKPLTLPTNITPNKYFGQSKHSSASSTREALRRVTSLLIKKGGNSKDNKVAKDISPSGHYPVPGTNR, encoded by the exons AGGTGACGATGTTCAACGGTCGATTGAACTGCTGGACAAGGTACTCTCAGAGTACGACGAGAACGAGGCCGAGGGCGACGGAGGCGCCGGGAGCGGTGGAGGAAATTGTGGAAGCAGCACAGAACCGAGTATCGGCCTCACACCAGACGACGAAAGCCCATCTCTAG GGCATCAGTCCGAGGACGACGGGTACATGAGTATGAATGGACGAAAGGCGAAAATGGCACTTGTAGCACTGCGTCCGGTTCCGGACTGCCCTGAACCACAGGACAACGGGGAATCGTTCGTTTCCGAATTTCCTCCACCACCGGAGGAAGCTGAACGTCTCATATCGACTCTACTTCCGAT GGTTTCACCGAGTAACTCGGCAAAGAGGAACTCGCAGTCGTCTTCCCGGAAGAACGGAAGACAACAATGGATGGCTGCCATGGAAGATCACAAACGGCACGGACACGTTGCTACGACGCAAACTACTCTG CCAAAGACTCGTCACCAGCGGCCATACGGATGGGAAAACGGTATCGCGGAGCCGTTTCGTCTTGCGGAACCGCCGAGTCCGCCGAGTAAATTCGCCAGTCTTCCGTACGACGGAAAAGTGTCCTTCAACTGGATACCACCGCGGACGAATCCCGGGGCGATAGAAAAGCACCGGGAAGTGAGGCGTCGATCGTCGGAGGAGGTTCTGAACCAGCAGCTGACGAACAATCGGCACAACATCCACCACGGTAGTCAGGACAAGGACCGGGCGTCGATGTTGCGGAAACAACGACAAAACGAGATAGTGAAATCCAGCAGCGTCGAGGACAGACTTCTGATGAACCGGAACAGATCGGAAAGCGAGGCGAGACGCAGGAACAACTCGGACTCGAGCGAGGGAAGATTTTCGAGGAACTCGGAGTCCGAGAGATCCTCGATACCCAGATCAAGCTCCGTAAGCGTAGAGAGGTTCTCGGTCAGGGCGAATTGTGATTCCTCAGATTTTTCACGCGCCAATTCGACGTCCAACGAACGGTTTCACTCCGACTTCTCTATAGCCGTTGCCAGCGTAAGTTCGAACGATCACGCGTCCGTACCTACGTCGGATCCGTTTTCCATTAGGAATTTGGACTTCTCATTCTCCCTGCCAAGGGCCGAATCGGCCGGCGACGAGAGGTTCTCGGGACGGACATCGGACCGATGCTCGGATCAGGAGAGATACTCGGACATGTTCTCAACAAGGAACTCTGACTTCTCGACAAGGAATTCTACCGACTTTAGAACTCAGTCAGAGGAGGAACATTTCTCCGACGATTCGCTCGAGGAACTTTTACCACCGCCACCTCCGATCGGTAAGAGACACTCCATCGCGTGGGAGGTCTCACTCGAAGATGATCCTCTTTACGCTCCGGGGAGCACTAAGGTCGTTGGtagaagacgaagaaaaagcAGCGACGTCTCCA GCGTCGGATCCGCTTCTAAAATGCGTGATTTTGACGACTGGCCTGACCCACCGCTGTCAGCGACTGAGGATGATTTGGTATCACCGTATTCCGACTCTTCGACAAACGATCTCGATCAAATACGCCCGCAGGATCTTACCAAAAATGGTACTTACGTTATTAGACGAGGTCGTAAAAAGGAACGAAAACTCTTGCCCAAAACACCGACAAAAACGAAGAGTCTGTCATTTGATAACTGCGAGGAGGCTCGGCTTCCTGACGCAAAAAGATACTCCAGTACCTTCGACAACATCAAGAGTCTCCTTAAGG AAGGAAGACTGGAAGGACTGGACGAACCGCCGCCGGATTTCACACCGCCGTTACCCCCGGAATTAGTTAGGGTCGTCTCATTGCCGGTGATAAATAACGAGTCGGGAAGTCGGGCACAATTGGAAATGACCGTAGAGGAGGAGGAGACGTCGTCCGATGTATCGGACAAGGATAAATCGGAGATTAAGAAGAAATCATTGGGCGTCGGTAATTTCGGTGGTGAAATCAGACCCGTTCTGGTTACCCTGGACGCGTTGGAAACAGATCAACGGTGCAACGGTCCGGCATCCGCGATATCGATGTCGAAAAGTATGGACGCGAAAATACCGGTGAATCTACTTATTGAGGATCAGATAGTGAAGAAGGCGCTGAACGAGAATAGAAGACAGTTGGAAAAAGTTAGCGATGCTAtaaaggaaattgaaaatgttagGAACAGCGAGTCGTATGAAAAGAGGCGAAGAAACGCCGCCGCTTCTTCAGACACTAAATCTAATTCGAAGCGTAACAGCTACGAGAGCAGTAACGATGATAAGAAAGTCATCGACAATCCCTTCGATAATAGACCGAGGAAACAGAATAGTTCCGATTCCGAGACGTCGAAGACTAGCTCGTCGGAAGCTGCGGAGTTCGATCGTCGAAAAACAAATGGCAGCGATGTTTACAGTGCCGGAAGACGGATCAGGCAGAATGGTAACGATCAGAAACAAATCGAGAACGTGATAGACGCCATACTCGAGGATTCCAAGAATCCTGAATTTCAG GTCAGCGTCGAAGTTCTCGAATTTCCGCCGCTTCCTCCGTCTCCGGTCGAGGAAGCCGACGAGGAGAGCTCCGACGTGGGTGTCGGTGTCGGCGTCTCGGTGACAACCAAGTCCAGCAAAACTCTCGGAAACGgtagcagcagcaacagcagcaacaacaacatcaacaagGCCAAGAGCCACGGTACCAAAACGGTCGACTATCGACCCAGAGTTCCTCCTCATCGCGCCGCAATCGATGCTAAGGATGGCCACGTCTCGTCCCTTAATACCAGGTCAATGGACGCCGGATTCTCCAGAGGAAGACGCACTGCCGCCGGTAGCGGATCGAGGAGAGAG GTTCCTGTGGAGCGGAGAACTCTGCCCACCGATTTGCCGGGTCCGTCGAGGCGGAGACCCTTTGCAAAGTGGCATTCACCGTCCGCGGAACCGTCTTGTCCTTCCCCGAGTGCCGGAACGACGGTTTCCGGTATGCAGACGTCGTGCTCCCTCCCGGAAACTCCGGTTTTCGCCAGAGGCAGCGACATTCCTCGGACTCCGCAGCACGCCGGAAACCCTGGGCAACAAACGCGTCGTCAGCCCGGATGGTACGCCCCAACGACCGCGACTACTGG GTACAGGAGAAACAACGTTGGCCTCGAACAGGCCATAATCGGTACGGAGCTGCTGAGACTGGCCGGAGGACCGAACAGAGGCTGGTATCCTACGAGGAAGGGAAATCAGCCGCGACCCGCGTCCATCGAGCATCTCGAAAGGCTGAACAACCTCTACGACGCTCGTTTGCCGGGTGGTGGAGAACAGCAGAGGAAGCCTCTTACTCTGCCGACGAACATTACGCCAAATAAATACTTCGGCCAAAGTAAGCACAGCTCTGCCTCCAGCACCCGCGAAGCTTTACGGAGGGTCACTAGCTTGCTCATCAAGAAAG GAGGTAACAGCAAGGACAACAAGGTAGCCAAGGATATCTCACCGTCGGGACATTATCCTG